ATATATCTAAGCCGTTTTTTCTATGTGAGCTTGCAATCCCTGCAAAATAAGAGCATTCACCTACTAATACATCTCCTTTTGCATGTGCAAAAAATAATCTAATATTTAAATTCCTAGTTTTCTCACACCAATCATCAAACCATTTTTTTAAAATTGGCTCATATATATCAAAACTAAGACCGCTAATATTGCCTTCTGCTCTAATTATCCCGCTAAAACTTAAAAATGCTCCATAATTTAACTCTTTGCAAATTCCACAAAATTCACTATATAAAGCTTTTTCATCAAGAGCATTATTAAATATTTGAAATTCTTTCACGC
This is a stretch of genomic DNA from Campylobacter sp. RM12651. It encodes these proteins:
- a CDS encoding molybdenum cofactor biosynthesis protein MoaE; translation: MKEFQIFNNALDEKALYSEFCGICKELNYGAFLSFSGIIRAEGNISGLSFDIYEPILKKWFDDWCEKTRNLNIRLFFAHAKGDVLVGECSYFAGIASSHRKNGLDIFAKFIEDFKQNAPIWKYDLINNQRIYAKDRSFKLPNAGLLSSKED